A section of the Ensifer adhaerens genome encodes:
- a CDS encoding oligopeptide/dipeptide ABC transporter ATP-binding protein, producing the protein MIKGEIPSPTNPPSGCFFRTRCPLAVKDCAAAEPHLTEVSSNHRAACRFAGELFARRLTAA; encoded by the coding sequence CTGATCAAGGGCGAGATACCGAGCCCGACGAACCCTCCGTCCGGTTGCTTTTTCAGGACACGGTGTCCCCTTGCGGTGAAGGACTGTGCCGCTGCGGAACCGCATCTGACAGAAGTCAGTTCGAACCATAGAGCCGCATGCAGGTTTGCCGGCGAGCTTTTTGCTAGGCGGTTGACAGCCGCATGA
- a CDS encoding CopG family ribbon-helix-helix protein, with the protein MASPTSLKLDDELKGRVQHLAEIRRRSSHWIMREAIAQYVEREEKRETLRQDTLDAWEEYQSAGLHATAAEVEKWLSTWGTDDESAAPECHK; encoded by the coding sequence ATGGCATCCCCAACCTCGCTCAAGCTCGATGATGAGCTGAAAGGTCGCGTTCAACACTTAGCTGAAATCCGCCGCCGTTCGTCTCACTGGATCATGCGAGAAGCGATTGCGCAATACGTCGAGCGAGAAGAGAAGCGAGAAACATTGCGACAGGACACGCTGGACGCGTGGGAGGAATATCAATCGGCGGGCCTCCATGCCACTGCGGCCGAGGTCGAAAAATGGCTATCCACGTGGGGAACTGACGACGAGAGCGCTGCGCCTGAATGCCACAAATAG
- a CDS encoding type II toxin-antitoxin system RelE/ParE family toxin, which yields MPQIVFSSAAVRDLERLRKYLQPKSPLAAKRAAEAILKGVQALGAHPKMGRLIDDLPDQYREWLIDFGDSGYITRYRIDEDVLTILAVRHQKESGF from the coding sequence ATGCCACAAATAGTCTTCTCTTCAGCGGCTGTTCGTGACCTAGAGCGTCTCCGAAAATACTTGCAGCCCAAAAGCCCTTTGGCTGCCAAGCGAGCGGCTGAAGCCATCCTGAAGGGTGTGCAGGCCCTTGGCGCACATCCAAAAATGGGGCGCCTTATTGATGATCTGCCGGATCAGTATCGAGAGTGGCTCATTGATTTTGGAGATAGCGGATACATCACGCGTTACCGCATTGATGAGGACGTTTTGACAATCCTCGCCGTGCGGCACCAGAAAGAAAGCGGCTTCTGA
- the rpsU gene encoding 30S ribosomal protein S21 translates to MQVLVRDNNVDQALRVLKKKLQREGIFREMRMREAFEKPSVKRAREKAEAVSRQRKNARKQMQREGLLPSKPKKSR, encoded by the coding sequence ATGCAGGTTCTAGTACGCGATAACAATGTCGATCAGGCGCTCCGCGTCCTGAAAAAGAAGCTCCAGCGCGAGGGCATTTTTCGTGAAATGCGGATGCGCGAAGCTTTTGAAAAGCCCTCGGTTAAGAGGGCGCGCGAGAAAGCCGAGGCGGTGAGCCGCCAGCGCAAGAATGCTCGCAAACAAATGCAACGCGAAGGCCTGCTCCCGTCGAAGCCGAAAAAGAGTAGATAG
- a CDS encoding L,D-transpeptidase, whose product MRKPQDQKLSSGDTILEPGYVVSRRSVLSGLGVMTLLGASGCSQALELPSLEPLEPSARLSPAGVDNMSTGAIPPISVDSNITDNGTMYASTIDNGFVIPAIPYQKVKPEFRRQIVIDPTGEAPGTIVVRLSERHLYWVQEGGEAIRYGVGIGKAGFEWSGRAEIQYTKQWPTWTPPKEMIARKPELVKWTGGQPGGLDNPLGARAHYIYKDGHDTGYRVHGSPEWWTIGTQASSGCVRMINQDVIDLYNRVKASPSKVPIVVA is encoded by the coding sequence ATGCGTAAGCCGCAAGATCAGAAGCTGTCCTCCGGCGACACCATTTTAGAGCCCGGATATGTCGTCTCCCGTCGCAGCGTGCTTTCAGGCCTCGGTGTCATGACGTTACTTGGTGCCTCCGGCTGCTCGCAGGCGCTTGAACTCCCATCGCTGGAACCGCTCGAGCCGTCCGCTCGTTTGTCGCCTGCGGGCGTTGACAACATGTCGACCGGGGCTATCCCACCGATCAGCGTCGACAGCAACATCACCGACAACGGCACGATGTATGCCTCGACGATCGACAATGGTTTCGTGATCCCGGCAATCCCATACCAGAAGGTCAAGCCGGAATTCCGGCGGCAAATCGTTATCGATCCAACCGGAGAGGCGCCGGGCACCATAGTGGTGCGGCTCAGCGAGCGGCATCTCTATTGGGTGCAGGAAGGCGGTGAAGCGATCCGTTACGGCGTAGGCATCGGCAAGGCCGGCTTCGAATGGAGCGGTCGCGCCGAGATCCAGTACACAAAGCAGTGGCCGACTTGGACGCCGCCCAAAGAGATGATCGCGCGCAAGCCAGAGCTTGTGAAATGGACGGGCGGTCAGCCGGGCGGACTCGACAACCCGCTCGGCGCCCGAGCGCACTATATCTACAAGGACGGCCACGATACTGGCTATCGCGTACACGGCTCACCGGAATGGTGGACCATTGGCACTCAGGCATCTTCCGGATGCGTGCGCATGATCAACCAGGACGTCATCGACCTTTACAACCGGGTGAAGGCGTCACCGAGCAAAGTCCCGATTGTGGTCGCATGA
- a CDS encoding cytochrome b/b6 domain-containing protein, whose translation MIMGTMDLDAASTGSPPTVNVWDPLVRVFHWSVVGLFSFSYLTGDEWKKAHILAGYVIIGLLVIRVIWGFIGTRHARFSNFIYSPVTTVRFLLDSIALKARRYIGHNPAGGAMVIALLISISGIAATGYMMTTDAYWGVAWVEETHELLANLTLGLIGLHVAGVVLASIEHKENLVRAMITGRKRAE comes from the coding sequence ATGATCATGGGCACGATGGATCTAGATGCGGCGAGCACGGGCTCGCCGCCGACGGTCAATGTCTGGGACCCGCTCGTGCGCGTGTTCCACTGGAGTGTCGTCGGACTGTTTTCCTTCTCCTACCTGACAGGCGACGAGTGGAAAAAGGCCCATATCCTGGCGGGATACGTAATCATCGGGCTTCTGGTCATTCGCGTCATCTGGGGCTTTATCGGTACTCGCCACGCGCGATTTTCGAACTTCATATACAGCCCGGTCACAACCGTTAGATTTCTTCTGGACAGCATAGCACTGAAAGCCAGACGCTATATTGGCCACAACCCGGCCGGAGGCGCGATGGTGATAGCTCTTCTCATCTCAATCTCCGGCATCGCCGCAACCGGATATATGATGACGACCGACGCCTATTGGGGTGTCGCGTGGGTGGAGGAGACCCATGAACTGCTGGCGAACCTGACCCTTGGTCTTATTGGCTTGCACGTCGCAGGCGTTGTGCTCGCCAGCATCGAGCACAAGGAAAATCTGGTCCGCGCGATGATCACGGGCCGCAAACGTGCCGAATGA
- a CDS encoding PepSY domain-containing protein translates to MKMIILATLLLATASGGVARAEEEQNCTSAAKDKWLSENSIKEKAKATGLDVRRVKVEGSCYEVYAIDAKGNKVETVFNPETGAAVGNESE, encoded by the coding sequence ATGAAGATGATCATCCTCGCGACCCTCCTGCTCGCCACCGCCTCTGGAGGCGTCGCCCGCGCCGAAGAAGAGCAGAATTGCACAAGCGCGGCCAAGGACAAGTGGCTTAGCGAGAACAGCATCAAGGAAAAGGCCAAAGCCACGGGCCTCGATGTGCGCCGGGTGAAAGTCGAGGGCAGCTGCTACGAAGTTTACGCTATCGACGCCAAGGGCAACAAGGTTGAGACCGTGTTCAACCCCGAGACCGGCGCTGCGGTCGGCAACGAAAGCGAATGA
- a CDS encoding PepSY domain-containing protein, translating to MSSAMGYRCAMCSFRILSVFALLLLGLPLLPGPARADDDRSHAAGDDDVPSHDDLSELVREGRIHPLAVLKAQVLTKLPGELIDVRVERDDGVIIYEFRILRESGRVTEVEVEAASGRIVEIENE from the coding sequence TTGTCATCTGCGATGGGCTATCGGTGTGCGATGTGTTCGTTTCGCATCCTCAGCGTCTTTGCGCTTCTCCTTCTCGGCCTGCCCCTGCTGCCGGGACCTGCCCGTGCTGACGATGACCGCTCACATGCTGCCGGAGACGACGACGTCCCGTCGCACGATGATCTCAGCGAGCTTGTCCGGGAGGGCAGAATTCACCCACTGGCCGTTCTGAAGGCGCAAGTCCTGACCAAACTGCCGGGCGAATTGATCGATGTCAGGGTGGAGCGCGACGACGGCGTTATCATCTATGAATTCCGGATCCTGAGGGAAAGTGGCCGGGTCACCGAAGTGGAGGTGGAAGCCGCCTCGGGCAGGATCGTCGAAATCGAGAACGAATGA
- a CDS encoding response regulator transcription factor: MMRLLLAEDDPLIARDVGAHLAKAGFNVVHEKNGEAVLFAGEHEDFAAVILDLGLPTIDGLTILKRWRSAGRGMPVIILTARGNWEERVEGINAGADDYLGKPFRIAELLARLHAVLRRYSGQASAVLSSGPVSIDTRHRTVAIDGVPVDVTPLEYKCLTVLMQNRSRAVSQMELTEQLYTQDFERESNSVEVLIGRLRKKLGRDAIVTRRGFGYQIAADE; this comes from the coding sequence ATGATGCGTCTGCTGCTTGCCGAAGACGATCCGCTTATCGCCCGTGACGTGGGTGCTCATCTTGCGAAGGCGGGCTTTAATGTCGTGCACGAGAAGAATGGAGAGGCGGTGTTGTTCGCGGGCGAACATGAGGACTTCGCGGCTGTCATACTCGACCTGGGTTTACCCACGATCGACGGCCTCACCATCCTGAAGAGGTGGCGTTCTGCCGGCCGAGGCATGCCCGTGATCATCCTGACGGCACGAGGCAACTGGGAGGAGCGCGTGGAGGGCATCAACGCAGGTGCTGATGACTATCTCGGCAAGCCCTTCCGTATCGCCGAATTGCTTGCCCGACTGCACGCCGTGCTGCGCAGATATTCCGGCCAAGCGAGCGCAGTCCTGTCCTCTGGGCCCGTTTCAATCGACACCCGCCATCGTACGGTTGCGATCGACGGGGTGCCCGTGGACGTGACACCCCTGGAATACAAATGTCTCACTGTCCTCATGCAAAACCGCAGTCGCGCCGTTTCGCAGATGGAGTTAACCGAACAGCTCTACACTCAGGACTTCGAACGGGAGAGCAATTCCGTTGAAGTCCTTATCGGACGATTGCGAAAGAAACTCGGGCGGGACGCAATCGTCACGCGCCGGGGCTTCGGCTATCAGATCGCGGCGGACGAGTGA
- a CDS encoding sensor histidine kinase yields MVVVSICLAAAFFALVQIFAESYSTRLQNELTGHINRLAAVIRFSADGKVQVPENPPDNRFLLPYGGLYWQIDDPVGKVELRSASLFDYALPLPQEAHPVGVMHLYRLAGPEGKDVLVQERVLLLAAPEGKRPVRIAAAVNADEVDNARAAFALDILPYVGVLAVLLVLMSIIQLWIGLRPLDHIGRDLEAVRDRSVRRLAGPYPREVQPLVDRLNRLLETQATAMDNARGRASDLAHGLKTPLTVLTNNALTLREKGEIEIADELDHLADTMLSHVEHELARARLTPSADQRSGDADVARIVGETIRMLQHTEAGERLSWEAGLQEGLTAPIDPHDFRELVGNLLENASKWATSRVAVTAVRRDGLIRLVVEDDGPGVSPERLPDLLRRGVRLDRLKPGSGLGLAIVSEIANVYNLALTLENSAEGGLRAEVAGSDPRPSPET; encoded by the coding sequence GTGGTCGTCGTCTCGATCTGCCTCGCAGCGGCGTTTTTTGCTCTCGTTCAGATTTTTGCGGAAAGCTACAGTACGCGCCTCCAGAACGAATTGACCGGGCACATAAACCGACTGGCTGCCGTCATCCGCTTCTCTGCTGACGGGAAGGTCCAGGTGCCTGAGAATCCTCCGGACAATCGTTTCCTGCTGCCTTATGGCGGTCTGTATTGGCAGATCGACGATCCAGTCGGGAAAGTTGAGCTGCGGTCGGCCTCGCTATTCGACTACGCCCTGCCGCTGCCGCAGGAGGCGCACCCGGTCGGCGTCATGCACCTGTATCGCCTCGCTGGTCCGGAGGGAAAGGATGTCCTGGTCCAGGAGCGCGTTCTGTTGTTGGCCGCACCCGAAGGGAAAAGGCCTGTCCGGATTGCGGCTGCGGTGAATGCGGATGAGGTCGACAACGCACGCGCGGCCTTCGCTCTCGACATCCTGCCCTATGTGGGCGTGCTGGCCGTGCTGCTGGTCCTCATGTCGATCATCCAGCTCTGGATCGGCCTGAGACCCCTCGACCACATTGGCCGCGACCTCGAGGCGGTGCGTGACCGCAGCGTTAGGCGCTTGGCAGGTCCATACCCCCGTGAGGTCCAGCCGCTCGTCGATCGGTTGAACAGACTGCTGGAAACCCAGGCCACGGCCATGGACAACGCAAGGGGCCGGGCCAGCGACCTGGCGCATGGACTGAAGACACCGCTGACTGTCCTCACCAACAATGCCTTGACCCTCCGCGAGAAGGGTGAGATCGAAATCGCTGACGAACTCGACCATCTGGCCGATACCATGCTCTCCCATGTCGAGCACGAGCTGGCCCGTGCGCGGCTCACACCGAGCGCGGACCAGCGGAGCGGCGATGCCGACGTCGCCAGGATCGTCGGCGAGACGATCCGGATGCTTCAGCACACCGAGGCAGGCGAGCGCCTTTCATGGGAGGCCGGCTTGCAGGAGGGCCTGACGGCGCCGATTGATCCGCATGATTTTCGCGAATTGGTCGGCAACCTTCTCGAAAACGCATCGAAATGGGCCACGAGCCGTGTGGCTGTCACGGCCGTCCGGCGCGATGGTCTTATCCGGCTTGTGGTCGAGGACGACGGCCCGGGGGTGTCACCCGAGAGACTGCCGGACCTGCTGCGCCGGGGTGTGCGCCTGGATCGCCTGAAGCCCGGCTCGGGTCTTGGTCTGGCGATCGTATCCGAGATCGCCAATGTCTATAATCTGGCCCTAACCTTGGAGAATAGCGCCGAAGGCGGCTTGCGCGCGGAAGTCGCCGGTTCCGACCCGCGTCCTTCGCCGGAGACCTGA
- a CDS encoding putative Ig domain-containing protein, whose amino-acid sequence MTSTSPTAGPTAGGTTVTITGTGFAAANPTGAVKFGATTAVYTINSNTQITATAPASSAGTYDITVATPGGTSATSASDQYTYVAPPVATSFTHGSIVPYNDGSSFSQSIDLSTHVSNNPTSYAVGSSTTAQGGSVSVDSSGQVTYIPPVGYRNANDSFTFTATNLGGTSSPATVTVTIGNPTLTVTLPSATATVGTAYNTGNAAVTISGGKALYTVNSVSGLPAGLVDSGSGVVTGTPTASGTFTVSVNITDSSLGAGPYNTNATATLTVVLPPAPIVSSFAISGLTYNAGSASATTFSAAPHATNNPTGYQVGASSYGAPVSIDSAGLVSYTPPVGFRGTDTFNYVATNPGGTSNVGQVFVTVNDPVFSVTLPASTGTVGDAYNSGGIAVSVSGGNAPYSNFSATGLPAGLSISSAGVISGTPTTAGNATVVVTATDSSGGNGSFTGTAAASISIAAPTITINPPSLPNAANGISYSATVSTTGGIAPFTFGITAGALPDGLALAADGTISGTPTGGGTYHFTVTATDSAGTGPYTGARAYALTVDTPTMVLSPPAGALPGGTTGLAYSQSFGASGGTGPYTYSVTGALPAGLSMSSAGVLSGTPTAGGMFTFTVRTTDSSTGTGPFTASQSYSLTIAAPAIAVAPSTLPNATFGAAYSQTVTASGGIAPYSYSVTSGTLPLGLNLSAAGVLSGTPSEVGTFNITISATDAASGTGPFTGTQSYALVVDQVLPVANAVTATVAANSTANGITLAITGGAADSVAVANPAAHGTATASGTTITYTPAPGYSGTDSFTYTATNAAGTSSAATVTVTVTAPTLVLSPGAGALADGTKGTVYAQTLAVSGGTAPYAYTVTAGAFPAGLALDGTTGHVGGTPTATGNFGFTVTATDAYGATGSATYSLAVRAPIAAFTFTPQPGPLGDAMAGEDYRQQITATGGAAPLLYRIGSGALPGGMVLNVSTGELTGPLDAASQGNYTFTVVVEDNNGASGSATYSMTVNSRGATVTDQVVNVPAGTSPPDIYLNRGATGGPFTSADVAFVEPPNAGTATIIQGRLAQAGPVTGPVGWYLQFTPNPAFSGAARVGFRLTSSLGSSNIGTVTYNLAYAATDVAEDINALVSGFVETRQGLIANGIYVPGLLERRQMQHATDSVTARMTPSEEGMTASFSTSLAQLDAARDAADGIEATALPPFNIWIDGTFLAHKRDQNDGKWGSFAMLNLGADYLLSERALVGLSFHFDRMTDPSDADAELTGNGWLAGPYASLEIGQGVFWDTSLLYGGSANDIDTEFWNGDFDTTRWIIDTAITGEWQLDDATVLTPKLRAVYFNEKVDDYSVRNDAGDEIAIDGFDAQQFRVSLGAEIARSFTLDNGSALTPKLGVTAGYSGQDGSGLFGSITAGFSLQTADLWMLSADLLFDIEGDGEKAAGGKVRAGRQF is encoded by the coding sequence GTGACCTCGACGTCGCCAACGGCAGGCCCCACGGCAGGCGGTACGACGGTGACCATCACCGGCACCGGGTTTGCGGCAGCCAATCCGACAGGCGCGGTGAAGTTCGGGGCGACAACTGCGGTCTATACGATCAACAGCAACACGCAGATCACGGCGACGGCGCCGGCCAGTTCGGCGGGCACGTACGACATCACCGTGGCCACGCCCGGTGGCACGAGCGCGACGAGCGCGTCCGACCAGTATACGTACGTAGCGCCACCTGTAGCGACCAGCTTCACCCACGGTTCGATCGTGCCCTACAACGACGGCTCCAGTTTCAGCCAGTCGATCGACCTGTCCACACACGTGAGCAACAATCCAACGAGCTACGCGGTCGGCTCCTCAACCACTGCGCAAGGCGGGTCGGTCAGCGTCGACAGCAGCGGACAGGTGACCTACATCCCGCCTGTGGGCTACCGCAATGCCAATGACAGCTTCACCTTCACGGCGACCAATCTCGGCGGCACGTCAAGCCCCGCCACCGTCACCGTGACGATCGGCAATCCGACCCTTACGGTCACGCTGCCGTCGGCCACGGCCACCGTCGGCACGGCCTACAACACCGGCAACGCCGCGGTGACGATCTCGGGCGGCAAAGCACTCTACACGGTCAACAGCGTCAGCGGGCTGCCCGCGGGTCTGGTCGATAGCGGCAGCGGTGTGGTGACCGGAACGCCGACGGCCAGCGGCACCTTCACGGTGAGCGTCAACATCACTGACAGCTCGTTGGGGGCAGGTCCCTACAACACCAATGCGACGGCGACGCTGACGGTCGTCTTGCCGCCGGCGCCGATTGTCTCGTCCTTCGCCATCTCCGGGTTGACCTATAACGCCGGCTCGGCCTCGGCCACGACCTTCAGTGCTGCCCCACACGCCACCAACAACCCGACCGGCTATCAGGTGGGGGCTTCGTCCTATGGCGCCCCGGTCAGCATCGATAGCGCCGGCCTCGTCAGCTACACGCCGCCAGTCGGCTTCCGTGGCACCGACACCTTCAACTACGTCGCGACCAACCCGGGCGGCACGTCCAATGTCGGCCAGGTCTTCGTGACGGTGAACGATCCCGTCTTCTCGGTCACGCTCCCGGCCTCCACCGGCACGGTGGGCGATGCCTATAACAGCGGCGGGATCGCCGTCAGCGTCAGCGGCGGTAACGCTCCCTATTCCAACTTCTCGGCAACGGGACTGCCGGCCGGCCTGTCGATCAGCAGCGCAGGCGTCATCTCCGGCACGCCGACGACGGCGGGCAATGCCACGGTCGTGGTCACCGCGACCGACAGTTCGGGAGGAAATGGCAGCTTTACCGGCACGGCCGCAGCCAGCATCAGCATTGCCGCGCCGACCATCACCATCAATCCCCCATCGTTGCCGAACGCGGCGAACGGCATTTCGTACAGCGCGACGGTGAGCACTACGGGCGGCATTGCCCCATTTACATTTGGGATCACCGCAGGCGCACTCCCGGACGGCCTCGCGCTGGCCGCCGATGGCACCATCTCAGGCACGCCGACCGGTGGGGGAACCTACCACTTCACGGTCACCGCCACCGACAGCGCAGGGACCGGGCCCTATACGGGCGCGCGTGCCTATGCGTTGACCGTCGACACACCGACGATGGTTCTGTCGCCGCCAGCAGGCGCTCTACCCGGCGGCACGACCGGCCTTGCCTACAGCCAGTCCTTTGGCGCGTCGGGCGGAACCGGCCCCTATACCTACTCAGTAACGGGCGCGCTTCCGGCCGGCCTGAGCATGAGTTCGGCCGGCGTTCTTTCCGGCACGCCGACCGCAGGCGGCATGTTCACCTTCACGGTCAGGACGACCGACAGCTCAACCGGGACAGGACCCTTCACAGCCTCGCAGAGCTATTCCCTGACGATTGCAGCTCCGGCAATCGCGGTTGCACCGTCCACCCTGCCGAACGCGACCTTCGGCGCGGCCTATAGCCAGACGGTGACGGCATCCGGCGGCATTGCCCCCTACAGCTACTCTGTCACATCCGGCACGCTTCCACTGGGCCTCAACCTCAGCGCCGCTGGCGTTCTCTCGGGCACGCCGTCGGAGGTCGGAACCTTCAACATCACGATCAGCGCCACCGACGCGGCGAGCGGTACCGGCCCCTTCACGGGCACGCAAAGCTATGCCCTTGTCGTCGACCAGGTCCTGCCCGTCGCCAACGCCGTCACGGCCACGGTTGCGGCCAACTCCACGGCCAACGGGATCACACTTGCGATCACCGGAGGTGCTGCCGACAGCGTTGCGGTTGCAAACCCTGCCGCCCACGGCACGGCGACAGCGTCTGGCACGACCATCACCTACACACCGGCGCCCGGCTATTCCGGGACGGACAGCTTCACCTATACTGCCACCAATGCTGCCGGAACCTCATCGGCCGCAACGGTTACCGTCACGGTGACGGCACCAACGCTGGTACTCTCGCCTGGCGCAGGCGCGCTTGCCGACGGCACCAAGGGAACTGTTTACGCCCAGACCCTTGCCGTATCCGGCGGCACCGCGCCCTATGCCTACACCGTGACGGCAGGTGCATTTCCGGCCGGACTTGCGCTCGACGGCACAACCGGCCATGTCGGCGGCACGCCCACGGCAACGGGCAACTTCGGCTTCACCGTTACCGCCACCGACGCCTATGGCGCCACGGGCTCGGCCACCTATTCGCTTGCCGTCAGGGCGCCGATCGCCGCCTTCACCTTCACGCCTCAGCCCGGACCCCTCGGCGATGCGATGGCCGGCGAGGACTATCGCCAGCAGATCACGGCGACCGGCGGGGCGGCACCGCTCCTCTATCGGATCGGATCCGGCGCGTTGCCCGGCGGCATGGTGCTCAACGTTTCGACCGGCGAGCTGACCGGCCCGCTCGATGCCGCAAGCCAAGGCAACTACACCTTTACTGTGGTGGTCGAGGACAACAACGGCGCGTCCGGTTCTGCGACCTACAGCATGACGGTCAACTCACGCGGAGCGACCGTCACCGACCAGGTGGTGAATGTGCCCGCCGGCACGAGCCCACCTGACATCTATCTCAATCGCGGCGCGACCGGGGGACCGTTTACGTCCGCCGACGTGGCCTTCGTGGAGCCTCCCAACGCCGGCACCGCCACGATCATCCAGGGGCGGCTTGCCCAGGCAGGTCCGGTCACCGGGCCGGTCGGCTGGTACTTGCAGTTTACCCCCAATCCGGCATTTTCCGGCGCGGCCAGGGTCGGTTTCCGCCTGACGAGTTCGCTTGGCTCTTCGAACATCGGCACAGTGACCTATAATCTCGCCTATGCCGCGACCGACGTGGCGGAGGATATCAACGCGCTCGTCAGCGGCTTTGTCGAGACGCGGCAGGGCCTGATCGCCAACGGCATATACGTTCCCGGCCTTCTCGAGCGTCGGCAGATGCAACACGCAACAGATTCGGTCACCGCGCGCATGACACCGTCCGAGGAGGGCATGACAGCCAGTTTCTCGACCAGCCTTGCGCAGTTGGATGCCGCGCGGGACGCTGCGGATGGCATCGAGGCAACCGCCTTGCCGCCCTTCAACATCTGGATCGATGGCACCTTCCTCGCACACAAGCGGGACCAGAACGACGGCAAGTGGGGCAGCTTCGCGATGCTCAATCTCGGCGCCGACTATCTGCTGTCGGAGCGAGCGCTTGTCGGCCTGTCGTTCCACTTCGATCGCATGACCGATCCAAGTGACGCTGATGCGGAACTGACGGGCAATGGCTGGCTTGCCGGTCCCTATGCCTCGCTCGAAATCGGCCAGGGTGTATTCTGGGACACGAGCCTTCTTTACGGCGGTTCGGCCAACGATATCGATACCGAGTTCTGGAACGGCGATTTCGACACGACGCGCTGGATAATCGATACCGCGATCACGGGAGAGTGGCAGCTCGACGACGCCACGGTGCTGACGCCGAAGCTGAGGGCCGTCTACTTCAACGAAAAGGTGGATGACTATTCGGTGCGCAACGACGCAGGCGACGAGATAGCGATCGACGGCTTTGACGCCCAGCAGTTCCGCGTCAGCCTCGGCGCTGAAATCGCCCGCTCCTTCACGCTGGACAACGGATCGGCGCTCACGCCCAAGCTCGGCGTCACCGCGGGCTATTCAGGCCAGGATGGATCCGGCCTTTTCGGGTCGATCACCGCCGGCTTCTCGCTTCAAACGGCCGACCTCTGGATGCTTTCAGCCGATCTGCTCTTCGACATCGAAGGCGATGGCGAGAAAGCCGCCGGCGGCAAAGTGAGGGCGGGAAGGCAGTTCTGA
- a CDS encoding IPT/TIG domain-containing protein, with protein MKAWSAACEAISGAVLPGVFGFVRAGAIALSLWLASALAAQAACTWDVAFTFVGQTKTINTNDCELAAPDGTYGSFYDSPTVDIQSGYGLGANDAGISVAEQRSGSNGGNYEFTFNVSNSVLQIKLLTAPPSGSDSFTGYMYTGNPSFRSDTPATINFTYGPTPTLTAVTPASGPTGGGTTVVITGTNLSGATAVTFGGTAAAGYTVNSATQITATAPARSAGFVNVVVTTSGGTATLTGGYTYVAAPTVTSVSPATGPTGGGTTIIITGTGFSAANATGAVKFGTTNATYTINSATQITATAPANSAGTYDITVTTPGGTSATSANDQYTYVSAPTVTSTSPTSGPTGGGTTVTITGTGFSAASGTGAVKFGATTATYTINSNTQITATAPANSAGTYDITVTTPGGTSATSASDQ; from the coding sequence TTGAAAGCATGGTCTGCAGCATGCGAGGCGATATCGGGCGCCGTGCTGCCAGGCGTCTTCGGGTTCGTTCGTGCCGGTGCGATAGCGCTATCGCTCTGGCTTGCGAGCGCTCTGGCGGCGCAGGCCGCATGCACATGGGATGTCGCCTTCACCTTCGTCGGTCAGACGAAAACGATCAACACCAACGATTGCGAGTTGGCTGCGCCGGACGGCACCTACGGCAGCTTCTACGATTCGCCGACGGTCGATATCCAATCTGGCTACGGACTCGGCGCGAACGATGCAGGAATTTCCGTTGCCGAGCAGAGAAGCGGAAGCAATGGCGGAAATTATGAATTTACCTTCAACGTAAGCAACTCCGTTCTCCAAATAAAGCTCCTGACCGCGCCACCATCGGGTTCGGACAGCTTTACCGGCTACATGTATACCGGCAATCCGAGCTTTCGCTCGGATACCCCGGCAACGATCAATTTCACCTATGGTCCCACGCCGACCTTGACGGCGGTGACGCCGGCGTCGGGCCCGACGGGCGGTGGCACGACGGTCGTCATTACCGGTACCAATCTGTCGGGGGCGACAGCGGTCACCTTTGGCGGGACGGCGGCAGCCGGCTATACTGTTAATAGTGCGACCCAGATCACGGCGACCGCACCGGCGAGAAGCGCCGGCTTCGTCAATGTCGTCGTCACGACGAGCGGGGGAACCGCGACACTCACCGGCGGTTACACCTATGTGGCGGCGCCGACGGTGACGTCGGTATCTCCCGCGACCGGTCCGACCGGGGGCGGCACGACCATCATCATTACAGGGACCGGGTTTTCCGCTGCGAATGCTACCGGCGCGGTGAAGTTCGGCACAACAAACGCGACCTATACCATCAACAGCGCCACGCAGATCACGGCGACGGCGCCGGCCAATTCGGCGGGCACCTATGACATCACCGTGACCACGCCCGGCGGGACAAGCGCGACGAGTGCCAACGACCAGTACACCTATGTTTCGGCGCCGACCGTGACCTCGACGTCGCCGACCTCGGGTCCGACGGGCGGTGGTACGACGGTGACCATCACCGGCACCGGGTTCTCGGCTGCGAGCGGCACCGGGGCAGTGAAGTTCGGGGCGACGACGGCGACCTATACGATCAACAGCAACACGCAGATCACGGCGACAGCGCCGGCCAATTCGGCAGGCACTTATGACATCACCGTGACGACGCCGGGCGGGACGAGCGCCACCAGCGCGTCTGACCAATAA